The genomic segment AGCTGCTTCATGGCGTATGGGACTATCACTTCCTCGGCGATACCCGTATTGTAGACGTCCATATTAGCCATCTCCGCGATAAAATCGAAAAAAATGCCCGGACCCCCGAATATATTATGACCGTTCGTAACGTAGGCTACAAGCTGCATGGCCCAAGCGCTCTGGAGCAAACCCTTGCCTAATTACACGAAAGAACCGCCCGTTCCTTTCATAAGCGAAAGGTGCGGGCGGTTTTTCTATCATTTAATCACTAACAGCCGCAATTAGCCGTTGTTTTTTTGGAATTCTGCCATAAATTCAGCAAGCGCCTTGCAGCTTTCCAGTGGAACCGCATTGTAAGTCGAAGCACGAAGCCCGCCAACATCACGATGTCCTTTCAAGCCAACAAAACCTTCTGCTTCGGATTGCTTAATAAATTTCTTCTCAAGCTCTGCATCCTGCAAGCGGAATGTAATGTTCATAAGCGAACGGCTTTCCGGAGCAGCAAAGCCATAATAGAAACCGCCACTTTGATCAATCGTATCGTAAATGAGTTTTGTTTTGTCGCGGTTGTATTGATTGATTTGGGCGACTCCGCCTCTTGCTTTAATCCATTTGAGCACCAGATTGACCATATAAACCGAGAAGGAAGGCGGCGTGTTGTACAGCGAGCCTGCTTTCGCATGGGTATCATAGCGGAAAATAGCCGGAATCGTCTTAGGGCTTTCTTTAATAAGATCATCGCGAACGATGACAACCGTCACACCCGAAGGACCGAGGTTTTTCTGGGCGCCTGCATAAATCAGGCCAAACTGGCTGACATCTACCGGACGGCTCAAAATATCACTCGACATGTCCGCGATTAGCGGAACATTGCCCGTTTGCGGGAATTCAGCAAATTGCGTACCGCCAATGGTCTCATTTGTCGTAATGTGCAAATAAGCGGCTTGGTCTGGCAGCTGAATGTCGGAAAGTGCCGGAATGCGGTTGAACTTGTGAGCTTCGGAAGTAGCAGCTACCGCTGTCTCGCCAATAAGCTTCGCTTCCTTGATTGCTTTCTCTGCCCATGCGCCAGTCATCACATAAGCGCCGACTTTGCCTGGGGTAAGGAAATTCATTGGAATGGTTGCAAACTGCGTACTTGCGCCGCCTTGCAGCAGAAGAACATGATAATTGTCAGGAATGCCGTAAATTTCGCGAAAAAGAGCCTGCGTCTCATTGTTAACTTGCTCATACAGCTCGCTGCGATGCGACATTTCCATAATGGACATGCCCGCGCCTTGATACTCCACGAATTGCTGCTGAGCCTGCTCAAGTACTTCGAGCGGTAAAGCGGCCGGTCCTGCATTAAAATTGAATGCTCTCTTCATCTTCGGATAACCACCTTTAGTTATTAACATGATAACGCTATAATAGCAATTTTAAAGGCCCGCTTCAAGTAGTCTAGCGTCTTTTCGTGACAAAAGTCGAACACTTTATTGTTGACTTCTTG from the Paenibacillus sp. BIHB 4019 genome contains:
- the serC gene encoding 3-phosphoserine/phosphohydroxythreonine transaminase produces the protein MKRAFNFNAGPAALPLEVLEQAQQQFVEYQGAGMSIMEMSHRSELYEQVNNETQALFREIYGIPDNYHVLLLQGGASTQFATIPMNFLTPGKVGAYVMTGAWAEKAIKEAKLIGETAVAATSEAHKFNRIPALSDIQLPDQAAYLHITTNETIGGTQFAEFPQTGNVPLIADMSSDILSRPVDVSQFGLIYAGAQKNLGPSGVTVVIVRDDLIKESPKTIPAIFRYDTHAKAGSLYNTPPSFSVYMVNLVLKWIKARGGVAQINQYNRDKTKLIYDTIDQSGGFYYGFAAPESRSLMNITFRLQDAELEKKFIKQSEAEGFVGLKGHRDVGGLRASTYNAVPLESCKALAEFMAEFQKNNG